The following proteins are co-located in the Vanessa cardui chromosome 15, ilVanCard2.1, whole genome shotgun sequence genome:
- the LOC124535761 gene encoding transcription initiation factor TFIID subunit 8: protein MSENTEKVESSCDARRRILNIAVSTVLLETGFHATDKMSLETLTEIIQCFLTEVGNSAKGYCELSGRVEPVIGDVMMAIINMGINLQGIEQYAARPNRHVIQPPQQAPVPRTPAMLSAGSKAKPAPHIPFHLPPLPDPHAYIRTPTHKQPVTEYEAIREKAANQKRDIERALTKFLAKTSETHNLFNTDDNQVFPLIACKPTFPAYLPCLLPTDQVFDFDELEYHFQVANRTEDMPADKKDQSDNEGENGGDNENANNSQSENQDAPASSSPERNKT, encoded by the exons ATGTCTGAAAATACTGAAAAAGTGGAAAGTTCTTGCGATGCTCGGCGTAGAATATTAAACATAGCTGTCTCAACAGTTCTCCTAGAAACTGGCTTTCATGCTACCGACAAAATGTCTTTAGAAACACTAACAGAAATTATTCAATGTT tTTTAACAGAAGTTGGTAATTCAGCAAAAGGCTACTGTGAACTCTCTGGAAGAGTGGAACCAGTTATCGGCGATGTCATGATGGCAATTATTAATATGG gtATAAATCTTCAAGGTATTGAGCAATATGCAGCTCGTCCAAATAGGCATGTAATTCAACCTCCCCAACAAGCTCCTGTACCGCGCACGCCAGCCATGTTGTCGGCTGGGTCAAAAGCTAAACCAGCGCCTCATATACCATTTCATCTACCACCACTACCTGATCCACACGCTTATATTAGAACACct ACACACAAACAACCAGTGACAGAATATGAAGCAATAAGAGAGAAAGCTGCTAACCAAAAGCGAGATATTGAACGAGCATTAACAAAATTTTTGGCCAAAACCAGTGAGACACACAATTTGTTCAACACAGATGACAATCAAGTATTTCCAT TAATAGCATGTAAGCCAACTTTTCCAGCATACCTGCCATGTCTGTTGCCAACAGACCAAGTATTTGACTTTGATGAACTGGAGTATCACTTTCAAGTTGCTAATAGAACTGAAGATATGCCTGCTGATAAAAAGG atcaaTCAGACAATGAAGGTGAAAATGGAGGTGATAATGAAAATGCAAATAATTCACAGTCTGAAAATCAGGATGCACCAGCTTCATCAAGTCcagaaagaaataaaacttaG
- the LOC124535806 gene encoding mitochondrial tRNA-specific 2-thiouridylase 1 produces the protein MFKKIAVGISGGVDSAVAALLLKRANYQVEGVFMRNWDGNYELGFCSDEKDYEDASFTCRKLDIPLHRVHFIKEYWNEVFTVLLKEYEMGLTPNPDILCNRYIKFDSFFEHCRVNLAVDAIATGHYANTSFGPFLKNYKEDEGVRLLQPIDKHKDQTFFLSQVKQFSLRRCMFPIANLLKSEVREIARKEGLLQVANKKDSTGICFVGKRRFKDFIDEFIPSKPGPFIDIDTGQTVGEHTGIHKWTVGQRCCLSNCKQPYFVFNKHLEKNYIYVVAGTHHPAIWNNLCFTKEPHWINEEPLELTNNNVLYCLFRFQHTKPLVPCKVIKNPEGLTIILSNKLRALTEGQFGVFYRQEECLGSAKIKNVCHNLLY, from the exons atgtttaaaaaaatagcagtGGGTATATCGGGCGGTGTAGACAGTGCAGTTGCTGCACTGCTACTAAAAAGAGCAA ACTACCAAGTAGAAGGAGTGTTCATGAGAAATTGGGATGGAAACTATGAATTAGGATTTTGTTCAGATGAAAAAGATTATGAAGATGCCTCATTTACCTGCCGTAAGCTTGATATTCCGTTGCATAGAGTTCATTTTATTAAGGAATATTGGAATGAAGTCTTCACAGTCCTACTGAAGGAGTATGAAATGGGACTCACACCAAACCCTGACATCTTATGCAATAGATACATTAAATTTGATAGTTTCTTTGAACATTGCAGGGTTAATTTAGCAGTTGATGCTATAGCCACTGGTCACTATGCAAACACATCATTTGGTCcctttttaaagaattataaagaGGATGAAG gTGTTAGATTATTACAGCCCATTGACAAACACAAAGACCAAACATTCTTCTTGTCACAGGTAAAACAATTTTCACTTAGAAGATGTATGTTCCCTATAGCAAATCTTTTAAAGAGTGAAGTTAGGGAGATAGCTCGAAAGGAAGGATTACTTCAAGTAGCTAATAAGAAGGACAGTACAGGAATTTGTTTTGTTGGGAAAAGAAGATTTAAGGATTTTATTGatgaa tttatTCCTTCAAAACCAGGCCCATTTATTGATATTGACACCGGCCAAACAGTTGGAGAACATACTGGTATACACAAATGGACAGTTGGTCAAAGGTGTTGTTTAAGTAATTGCAAACAACcatattttgtattcaataaacacttggaaaaaaattatatttatgtg GTTGCAGGTACTCATCATCCAGCCATATGGAATAATCTCTGCTTCACAAAAGAACCTCATTGGATAAATGAAGAACCTCtagaattaacaaataataatgttttatattgtttatttagatTCCAACACACTAAACCTCTGGTTCCTTGTAAAGTCATTAAGAACCCAGAAGGCTTAACTATAATATTGTCTAATAAGCTGAGAGCATTAACCGAAGGTCAATTTGGTGTATTTTATAGACAAGAAGAATGCCTTGGAagtgcaaaaattaaaaatgtttgtcataatttattgtattag
- the LOC124535762 gene encoding proteasome subunit beta type-2, which yields MSNINLQCLLGIQCDDFVMIAADQTAGHSIMVMKDDEEKIYKISDKLVMGVIGDSGDTNQFAEYIAKNIQLYKMRNGYELGPSAAANFTRRNLAEYLRSSSPYFVNLLMGGYDKENGPELYFMDYLASSMKVPFAAHGYGGYLSLSIMDRYHKKDATEEEAYNILKKCVEEVHRRLFVSLPNFQVTVVNRDGIKTLPVINAASLK from the exons ATGTCTAATATCAATTTGCAATGTTTGTTGGGAATACAATGCGACGACTTTGTTATGATTGCTGCTGATCAAACTGCTGGTCATAGTATTATGGTAATGAAAGACG ATGAAGAAAAGATTTACAAAATATCTGATAAATTGGTAATGGGCGTTATTGGAGATTCCGGTGATACAAATCAGTTTGCGGAATACATTGCTAAGAACATTCAACTTTACAAAATGCGTAACGGATATGAATTAGGACCTTCAGCCGCGGCAAATTTTACTCGGAGAAATCTTGCTGAATATTTAAGAAGCAGC AGTCCATATTTTGTGAATTTGTTAATGGGAGGATATGACAAGGAGAATGGTCCAGAACTATACTTTATGGACTATCTAGCTTCTAGTATGAAAGTACCATTTGCTGCTCATGGTTATGGTGGATATCTCAGCTTGAGTATTATGGATCGTTACCATAAGAAAG atgCTACTGAAGAGGAGGCTTATAACATCCTGAAAAAGTGTGTGGAAGAAGTGCATAGGCGTCTTTTTGTTAGTCTCCCTAACTTCCAAGTAACTGTGGTGAACAGAGATGGAATTAAAACTTTGCCTGTCATTAATGCTGCATCTTTGAAATGA
- the LOC124535687 gene encoding synaptobrevin homolog YKT6: MVRVYALAVLYKGVNSATVLKAAYDLQSFSFFQRSSVQEFMTFISKTVVERTQPASRQSVKEGEYMLQVYVRADNLAGVLISDQEYPNRVAHTLITKFLDEFAAKVPPNNWPTANEATIDFPVLPQYLAKYQNPKEADALTKIQNDLDETKIILHDTIKAVLERGEKLDDLVEKSDSLTMHSKAFYKTARKTNSCCNF; encoded by the coding sequence ATGGTGAGAGTATACGCATTAGCAGTTCTCTATAAGGGAGTGAATAGTGCTACAGTATTGAAGGCAGCATACGACTTACAGAGCTTCAGCTTCTTTCAGAGATCCTCTGTTCAAGAATTTATGACTTTTATAAGTAAAACTGTGGTAGAAAGAACACAGCCAGCATCTAGGCAATCTGTCAAAGAAGGAGAATATATGCTTCAGGTTTATGTAAGAGCTGACAACTTGGCAGGAGTATTAATATCGGATCAAGAATATCCTAACAGAGTGGCACATACACTTATAACAAAGTTTCTGGACGAATTTGCAGCCAAAGTGCCTCCTAATAATTGGCCTACAGCAAATGAAGCTACAATAGATTTTCCTGTTTTGCCCCAATATTTGGCCAAATACCAAAATCCGAAAGAAGCAGATGCCTTAACAAAGATACAGAATGATTTGgatgaaactaaaattattctTCATGATACCATTAAAGCAGTATTAGAAAGAGGTGAAAAGCTCGATGATTTGGTTGAAAAATCTGACAGCCTTACAATGCACAGTAAAGCATTTTATAAGACCGCACGAAAAACTAATAGCTGTTGTAACTTCTGA